A single genomic interval of Halobacillus halophilus DSM 2266 harbors:
- the map gene encoding type I methionyl aminopeptidase yields MIKRKSKREIELMQEAGKLLANVHKELRTFIKPGVTTMEIENFVERYLTKHGATGEQKGYQGYEFNTCASINDEVCHGFPRHEKLAEGDIVTVDMVVNLNGALADSAWTHAVGNVSEEASKLMDVTKTSLYKGIEQAIPGNRIGDIGHAIQSYAEGEGYSVVRDFTGHGIGEGIHEDPYIPHFGNAGKGARLKEGMVITIEPMINIGGWSTKMDDNNWTARTVDGSLSAQYEHTVAITKDGPVILTQQEEE; encoded by the coding sequence ATGATTAAACGTAAAAGTAAACGAGAAATTGAATTAATGCAGGAAGCCGGTAAGCTGCTGGCTAACGTTCATAAAGAATTAAGAACATTTATCAAGCCAGGTGTGACCACAATGGAGATTGAAAATTTTGTGGAACGTTATTTAACCAAACATGGAGCGACCGGTGAACAAAAAGGGTATCAGGGTTATGAGTTTAATACTTGTGCCTCCATTAATGATGAAGTATGTCACGGTTTCCCTCGTCATGAGAAACTCGCTGAAGGAGATATCGTTACCGTGGATATGGTGGTGAATCTCAACGGTGCGCTTGCTGACTCTGCCTGGACCCATGCGGTAGGAAACGTTAGTGAAGAAGCAAGTAAGCTGATGGATGTAACAAAAACATCTCTATATAAAGGTATTGAGCAGGCTATACCTGGGAATCGGATCGGTGATATTGGTCATGCGATTCAATCCTATGCGGAAGGAGAAGGCTACTCTGTCGTCCGCGACTTTACAGGTCACGGGATCGGCGAAGGCATTCATGAAGATCCATATATTCCGCATTTCGGTAATGCTGGAAAAGGTGCTCGTTTGAAAGAGGGAATGGTCATTACGATTGAACCGATGATTAACATCGGCGGCTGGAGTACTAAGATGGATGATAATAACTGGACCGCCCGTACAGTAGATGGATCATTATCTGCACAGTATGAACATACGGTAGCTATCACAAAAGACGGCCCCGTGATTCTAACTCAGCAGGAAGAAGAATAA
- a CDS encoding cold-shock protein yields the protein MVEGTVKWFNAEKGFGFIEVEGQDDVFVHFSAIQEEGFKSLEEGQVVTFEIEEGQRGPQASNVRK from the coding sequence ATGGTTGAAGGTACAGTAAAATGGTTTAATGCAGAAAAAGGTTTTGGATTTATTGAAGTAGAAGGCCAAGACGACGTCTTCGTTCACTTCTCTGCTATTCAAGAAGAAGGTTTCAAATCTCTAGAAGAAGGTCAAGTTGTAACTTTCGAAATCGAAGAAGGACAACGCGGACCACAAGCTTCTAACGTTCGTAAATAA
- a CDS encoding alpha/beta fold hydrolase, whose translation MTATLLDTSKGIVEYTYKGTGPAVLLLKGGHSTRETDLSHSSLIYEGFSLLTVSRPGYDYTEVSTGKSPEIFAETIIEILDHLNIQTVKVIAISAAGPTGIALAVNHPSRVSKLIMEAALTSPWEEAVKQKARVLFGPAERMVWGSLKTMLKFFPDLIMKQLISEMTTEDPEEYLERLSPNDRRFIYDMLATSQSGKGFSLDIDHSVTTDISKIQVPVLGMYSQKDKSVPYTHALLLKSRAPDCEIFEVDADSHLIWIGKNAQQVWNKRLEFLSR comes from the coding sequence ATGACTGCCACACTACTCGATACTTCCAAAGGAATTGTTGAATATACATATAAAGGAACCGGTCCTGCCGTGCTTCTATTAAAAGGAGGCCATTCCACCAGAGAGACTGATTTGTCCCACAGCAGCCTTATTTATGAGGGCTTCTCTCTTCTGACCGTCTCTCGTCCCGGCTACGACTACACTGAGGTTTCGACCGGGAAAAGTCCTGAGATTTTCGCCGAAACCATTATCGAAATCCTCGATCATTTAAACATTCAGACAGTTAAAGTTATTGCTATTTCGGCAGCTGGTCCTACAGGTATTGCTTTAGCGGTCAACCATCCGTCAAGGGTCTCTAAATTAATAATGGAAGCTGCTCTTACTTCACCCTGGGAAGAGGCTGTGAAGCAAAAAGCCAGAGTTCTATTTGGTCCTGCCGAACGGATGGTGTGGGGAAGCTTGAAAACCATGCTTAAATTCTTCCCGGACCTTATTATGAAACAGCTGATCTCAGAAATGACTACAGAAGATCCTGAAGAATACTTAGAACGCCTGTCCCCTAATGATCGGAGGTTTATTTATGACATGCTTGCTACCTCTCAGTCAGGAAAGGGATTCAGTCTTGATATTGACCATTCCGTCACCACGGATATCTCCAAGATCCAGGTTCCTGTACTGGGGATGTATTCCCAGAAAGATAAAAGTGTCCCTTATACCCATGCTCTTCTTTTAAAGTCCAGGGCCCCTGATTGTGAAATCTTTGAAGTAGATGCAGACAGTCATTTGATCTGGATTGGTAAAAACGCCCAGCAGGTTTGGAACAAGCGTCTCGAGTTTCTGTCACGATAA
- a CDS encoding cobalamin-binding protein, whose translation MRIVSICPSNTELVAYLGQTSLLVGVDNYSDYPEEVKDLPKLGPDLSIDMDAVEQLKPDLVLASLSVPGMEKNIEGLKERGLPYIILDPNSLKEIAEDLKVVGEKLGMKELGEEKADAFLKEIDVCRQGALTRGNQPSLYWEWWPKPIFTPGKANWLTEISELAGARNIFDTEPEASVQTDWENVKLRNPDHICMVWVGVKEEKMNPDLVRKRPGWSEMKAVQEDHIHVLEESLFCRPSPRLLEGLKKLTFVLSEK comes from the coding sequence GTGAGGATTGTGTCGATATGTCCCAGTAACACTGAACTTGTAGCCTATCTCGGTCAAACGTCTCTGTTGGTTGGTGTCGACAATTATTCTGATTATCCTGAGGAGGTAAAGGATCTTCCAAAACTTGGTCCTGACCTCTCCATAGATATGGATGCCGTCGAGCAGCTGAAGCCGGACCTGGTACTGGCTTCCCTGTCTGTTCCAGGGATGGAGAAGAATATAGAAGGTTTAAAAGAAAGAGGTCTCCCTTATATCATTTTGGATCCAAACAGTTTGAAAGAGATCGCAGAAGATTTAAAGGTAGTTGGAGAAAAGCTCGGGATGAAAGAACTCGGGGAAGAAAAAGCAGACGCGTTTCTGAAAGAGATTGATGTGTGCAGGCAGGGAGCGCTCACCCGTGGCAATCAACCTTCTCTGTACTGGGAATGGTGGCCTAAGCCTATTTTTACACCCGGTAAAGCCAACTGGTTAACTGAGATTAGTGAACTGGCCGGAGCACGGAACATCTTCGATACAGAGCCAGAAGCAAGTGTTCAGACGGACTGGGAAAATGTGAAACTGAGGAACCCGGATCACATTTGTATGGTATGGGTTGGGGTGAAGGAAGAGAAGATGAATCCCGACCTGGTGCGGAAACGTCCGGGCTGGTCTGAAATGAAGGCAGTTCAAGAAGATCATATACATGTGCTTGAGGAATCTTTATTTTGCCGACCCAGTCCAAGGCTGCTGGAAGGATTGAAAAAGTTAACCTTTGTTTTAAGCGAAAAGTAA
- a CDS encoding MBL fold metallo-hydrolase: MDNGWHMDQAVAEQMLPDVAFYRTLIVNVIFIGAEDAREWVLVDCGIGHYAKRIIEAAQKRYGSRPPQAIILTHGHFDHVGSAKKLADHWNVPIYIHPKEMEYVTGKRDYPVGDATVGGGLFSILSPFFPTDPVDLSQYIYPLPEDGSIPFLEGWRTIHTPGHTPGHVALFREEDRTLISGDAFITVKQESSMAVFIQHQHVHGPPAYFTHNWEAAEKSVKKLAALQPRVAITGHGLPMEGELLADQLDHLAENFKELAVPKHKNKLH; the protein is encoded by the coding sequence ATGGATAATGGGTGGCACATGGATCAGGCGGTGGCGGAACAAATGCTTCCAGACGTCGCTTTCTATAGAACTTTAATTGTTAATGTGATTTTTATCGGGGCAGAGGATGCAAGGGAATGGGTCCTTGTCGACTGCGGCATAGGACATTATGCCAAACGTATAATAGAAGCCGCTCAAAAACGCTACGGCTCCAGGCCCCCGCAGGCCATTATATTGACGCATGGCCACTTTGATCATGTGGGCTCAGCTAAAAAATTGGCAGACCACTGGAACGTTCCAATCTACATTCATCCGAAAGAAATGGAATATGTAACCGGGAAGCGCGACTACCCTGTTGGGGATGCTACGGTCGGCGGAGGCTTATTTTCAATTTTATCTCCGTTCTTTCCAACTGATCCCGTAGACTTGAGCCAATATATCTATCCTCTTCCCGAAGACGGTTCTATCCCCTTCTTAGAAGGATGGCGCACCATTCATACCCCGGGACATACCCCAGGACATGTTGCTTTATTTCGAGAAGAGGATCGAACACTTATTTCCGGTGACGCTTTTATTACGGTTAAACAGGAATCTAGCATGGCCGTTTTCATCCAGCATCAGCACGTGCATGGACCTCCTGCTTATTTCACTCATAATTGGGAAGCAGCTGAAAAATCTGTTAAAAAACTTGCCGCTCTACAGCCGCGAGTAGCTATTACAGGGCACGGACTGCCTATGGAAGGTGAACTTTTAGCGGATCAACTGGATCACCTGGCTGAAAACTTTAAAGAACTTGCCGTTCCCAAACATAAAAATAAACTTCACTAA
- the nhaC gene encoding Na+/H+ antiporter NhaC, with protein MLHLQPKKLPGVVESSLILLLVIGIISYFIIKIQTVPHIPILIGILLMVTYGMLKKVSFQDLQHGMVQGAQTGMGAVLLFFLIGILIASWMASGTIPVLMDAAFYLAGGPWFLAIAFAVTAIVGVALGSSFTTAATVGVAFIGAAQTMDLPLAMTAGAVVSGAFFGDKMSPLSDTTNLASTVVKVDLFDHIKNMSWTTIPAFILSALAFIILSPGQQVSPEQLAGFQNGLTEAGVIHWSSWIPLLILVVMAVSKRPAFISLAVSSLAAILLAGFRGIMEWSALWSTWFNGYTAETSNDAVNELLTRGGMNDMLFTIALVILALALGGLFFKTGVIPSILASVQSGLKSARSATLSTALTAIGINLAIGEQYLSILLTGEAYQDIYEKAGLARKNLSRTLEDAGTVINPLVPWSVCGVFLSDVLGVPVLDYLPFAFFCLLCPVLTIIFGFTGKTLTMQTEEKQKATS; from the coding sequence ATGCTTCACCTACAGCCTAAAAAACTGCCAGGAGTGGTAGAATCAAGTTTAATCCTGTTATTAGTCATTGGAATCATCAGTTATTTTATCATTAAAATTCAGACCGTTCCGCATATCCCTATTCTAATAGGAATTCTTCTTATGGTTACGTATGGAATGCTGAAGAAAGTAAGTTTTCAGGATTTACAGCATGGAATGGTTCAGGGGGCCCAAACCGGAATGGGGGCTGTTCTGTTATTTTTCTTAATTGGGATACTAATTGCAAGCTGGATGGCCAGCGGCACCATTCCCGTATTGATGGATGCAGCCTTTTACTTAGCGGGCGGACCATGGTTTTTGGCCATTGCTTTTGCTGTTACAGCTATTGTCGGAGTTGCTCTTGGCAGTTCGTTTACAACAGCGGCTACCGTCGGGGTCGCCTTTATCGGCGCCGCCCAGACAATGGACCTTCCCCTGGCCATGACCGCTGGTGCGGTTGTTTCAGGTGCCTTTTTCGGTGACAAAATGTCACCCTTGTCTGATACGACCAACCTCGCCTCCACCGTAGTGAAAGTGGATTTATTTGATCATATTAAAAACATGAGCTGGACCACCATTCCTGCCTTTATCCTTTCAGCTCTTGCCTTTATCATTCTCTCTCCTGGCCAGCAGGTCTCGCCGGAACAATTAGCCGGTTTTCAAAATGGTCTAACAGAGGCTGGGGTGATTCACTGGAGTTCCTGGATTCCCTTGTTGATCCTTGTAGTCATGGCTGTTTCAAAGCGTCCAGCCTTTATTTCCCTTGCGGTAAGCAGTTTAGCTGCTATCCTGTTAGCGGGTTTCAGAGGAATCATGGAATGGTCTGCACTATGGAGCACGTGGTTTAACGGATATACAGCGGAAACCAGCAATGATGCCGTGAATGAATTGCTAACTCGCGGAGGCATGAACGACATGCTGTTTACAATTGCACTCGTCATTTTGGCTCTTGCTCTAGGGGGACTGTTTTTCAAAACTGGAGTCATTCCTTCAATATTAGCTAGTGTTCAATCCGGGTTAAAATCCGCTCGTTCTGCTACCCTTTCCACCGCCTTAACGGCGATCGGTATTAATTTAGCGATCGGGGAACAGTACCTCTCCATTTTGCTTACAGGAGAAGCTTATCAGGATATTTATGAAAAGGCCGGCTTAGCACGTAAAAATTTATCAAGAACCCTGGAAGATGCAGGTACAGTGATTAACCCGTTGGTGCCCTGGAGCGTTTGCGGAGTATTTTTATCCGACGTACTCGGTGTACCTGTCCTTGATTACCTTCCCTTTGCATTCTTCTGTCTGCTCTGTCCAGTGCTGACTATTATTTTTGGTTTCACCGGTAAAACACTGACGATGCAAACCGAAGAAAAGCAAAAAGCGACGAGCTAA
- a CDS encoding AzlC family ABC transporter permease has protein sequence MQSQAVKQAGTSSRIHMIRRGMRAGSPIMLGYLPIALTYGVLASQSGMSNSELTLMSLLVFAGAAQFLAVGMLVAGTGVFEIIVATFVLNFRHFVMSFSFVNRLKKIALRAKLPMTLGLTDETFTVSSLYRREAKEDYGAYFFSALIITAYVSWVGGSYLGGVLGDIMPQRLSESMGVALYAMFIGLLVPSVKKHYRIAVVAVLAMIINYLAQQIGFSEGWAIVLGTVAGGCSGIWILPEEEEDI, from the coding sequence ATGCAGTCCCAAGCTGTTAAACAGGCTGGAACATCGAGCCGCATACATATGATTCGAAGGGGAATGCGAGCTGGTTCTCCGATTATGCTCGGTTATTTGCCAATTGCTCTTACCTATGGGGTTCTTGCCAGTCAATCAGGTATGAGTAACTCGGAGCTGACGCTTATGAGTCTTCTCGTTTTTGCTGGTGCTGCTCAATTTTTAGCGGTCGGAATGTTGGTCGCCGGTACAGGGGTTTTTGAAATTATAGTAGCAACATTTGTATTGAACTTTAGACATTTCGTGATGAGCTTCTCTTTTGTGAATCGATTGAAGAAAATCGCGCTCAGAGCGAAGCTTCCGATGACTCTCGGTCTTACAGATGAAACGTTCACTGTATCTTCTCTCTATCGCAGAGAAGCAAAAGAAGATTATGGAGCTTACTTTTTCTCAGCTCTTATTATAACTGCCTATGTTTCCTGGGTCGGAGGATCCTACCTCGGAGGCGTTCTTGGAGATATTATGCCTCAAAGATTGAGCGAAAGCATGGGTGTGGCACTTTATGCTATGTTTATAGGTCTGTTAGTCCCCTCTGTGAAAAAACATTATCGAATTGCTGTAGTTGCTGTTTTAGCCATGATTATTAATTATCTAGCCCAGCAGATTGGCTTCAGTGAAGGATGGGCTATTGTTCTTGGTACGGTTGCCGGGGGATGCAGCGGCATCTGGATCTTGCCAGAAGAGGAGGAAGACATATGA
- a CDS encoding AzlD domain-containing protein — protein sequence MIIWMIIGMALVTAIPRVLPAFIVDIVSFPKWVDRWLNAIPYAALGALIFPGILSVKPEAPQIGIIAGLTAVLLAWLDLHIILVVLGAIASVFLLTL from the coding sequence ATGATCATCTGGATGATTATAGGAATGGCTCTTGTAACTGCCATTCCCAGAGTACTGCCAGCCTTTATAGTAGATATTGTGTCTTTTCCAAAATGGGTAGATCGTTGGTTGAATGCTATCCCTTATGCAGCACTTGGAGCTTTGATTTTTCCTGGTATTCTAAGCGTAAAGCCGGAAGCTCCTCAGATTGGGATAATTGCCGGTTTAACAGCCGTGCTTTTAGCGTGGCTGGATCTCCATATTATTCTGGTCGTCCTTGGAGCCATCGCATCTGTGTTTCTTTTAACATTATAA
- a CDS encoding GNAT family N-acetyltransferase, with the protein MARLEDAETVANIHVASWKSTYKDLLDERDVSNITVENRIALWQTILRKPVNGQIAYVIENDNQEVVGFVSGGKERTRNYGYDGEIYAIYLLDEYQGQGYGTLLIRTFARAMKEAGYKSLLVWVLTHNPSSQFYIKLGAHPVEAEKVTIGQGTYEETAYGWKTIDELAEEAAN; encoded by the coding sequence TTGGCACGTTTAGAAGATGCAGAAACGGTAGCAAATATCCATGTAGCCAGCTGGAAATCTACATACAAAGATCTCCTTGATGAACGGGATGTAAGTAATATAACGGTGGAAAATCGAATTGCTCTTTGGCAGACCATATTAAGGAAGCCTGTAAACGGACAGATTGCCTATGTCATTGAAAATGATAACCAGGAAGTGGTCGGCTTTGTGTCTGGCGGAAAAGAACGTACGAGAAACTACGGCTATGATGGTGAAATTTATGCCATTTACCTTCTCGATGAGTATCAGGGCCAGGGTTATGGAACGCTTTTGATCCGGACATTTGCAAGAGCAATGAAGGAAGCAGGATATAAATCCCTGCTTGTGTGGGTATTAACTCATAATCCTTCCAGCCAATTTTATATAAAACTGGGTGCTCATCCGGTAGAAGCAGAAAAAGTAACGATCGGGCAAGGTACCTATGAAGAAACAGCTTATGGATGGAAAACAATAGATGAATTAGCGGAAGAGGCAGCTAATTAA
- a CDS encoding cation diffusion facilitator family transporter, with product MSEYQNIKKGEKGAWISIIVYLVLAAAKLTIASIGNSEALRADGLNNTTDVIASVAVLIGLKISRKPPDQDHHYGHFRAETIASLVAAFIMMTVGIEVIIGTIQDIINQEVSEPRLLTAWTALTAAAIMYFVYRYNLKLSRKIESNALYAAAQDNRSDALVSIGAAIGIFGAQFGAYWLDPLAGLIVGLIICKTAWDIFRDSTHSLTDGFDEEEIESIRETISKHPDVWAVKDVKARLQGNQTLVEATIHVNPHITIEQGHTITDDVEYTLEKEHRILYAHIHIEPFEKD from the coding sequence ATGAGCGAATATCAAAATATAAAAAAGGGAGAAAAAGGAGCCTGGATCAGTATCATCGTCTATTTAGTTCTGGCTGCAGCTAAGCTTACGATTGCCTCCATAGGTAATTCAGAAGCATTGAGAGCCGATGGACTGAATAATACGACAGACGTCATTGCTTCCGTCGCTGTACTGATCGGTCTTAAGATTTCCCGCAAGCCTCCTGATCAGGACCACCATTACGGGCATTTCAGAGCCGAGACGATTGCTTCCCTTGTCGCGGCCTTTATTATGATGACCGTTGGGATTGAAGTGATTATCGGGACTATACAGGACATCATCAATCAAGAAGTTAGTGAGCCTCGATTACTTACAGCCTGGACCGCACTGACAGCCGCCGCCATTATGTATTTTGTATACCGTTACAATCTGAAGCTGTCCAGGAAAATAGAAAGTAACGCCTTATACGCTGCTGCTCAGGATAACCGCTCTGATGCTTTGGTAAGTATAGGAGCTGCCATAGGTATATTTGGCGCTCAATTCGGGGCTTATTGGCTTGATCCTTTAGCTGGGCTGATCGTTGGGCTGATCATTTGCAAGACAGCCTGGGATATATTTAGAGACTCCACACACAGTTTGACGGACGGATTTGATGAAGAAGAAATTGAAAGCATACGGGAAACCATTTCAAAACATCCAGATGTGTGGGCCGTTAAAGATGTAAAAGCTCGACTGCAAGGGAATCAGACACTTGTGGAAGCCACTATCCACGTAAATCCTCACATCACGATCGAACAAGGTCATACCATCACGGACGATGTGGAATACACATTAGAAAAAGAACATCGTATTCTTTATGCCCACATCCACATTGAGCCTTTTGAAAAAGATTAA
- the wrbA gene encoding NAD(P)H:quinone oxidoreductase gives MANVKLAVIYYSSTGTNYQMAQWAEDAAKQAGAEVKLVRVPETAPMEAIEQNPSWKEHYLATKDTVTEAKIDDLDWADAIIFSAPTRFGNVPAQLKQYMDQAGGLWFQGKLVNKVVSAMTSAQNPHGGQEATLLNFYTTMFHWGAIIAAPGYSDNAIFGAGGNPYGTSVSVDGEGNMKDDVEEAVRHQTRRTIDVASKFVN, from the coding sequence ATGGCAAATGTGAAATTAGCGGTGATTTACTACAGTTCTACAGGTACCAACTACCAAATGGCTCAATGGGCCGAAGATGCAGCTAAACAGGCAGGAGCAGAAGTAAAGCTTGTTCGTGTCCCGGAAACAGCTCCTATGGAAGCTATTGAACAGAACCCTTCCTGGAAAGAGCATTATTTAGCAACTAAAGATACTGTAACAGAAGCAAAAATCGATGATTTAGACTGGGCAGATGCTATTATTTTCAGTGCCCCGACACGATTTGGAAATGTACCTGCACAATTAAAACAATATATGGATCAGGCAGGCGGTCTATGGTTCCAGGGTAAACTTGTCAATAAAGTTGTCAGTGCCATGACCTCCGCTCAAAACCCTCATGGCGGTCAGGAAGCTACACTTCTTAACTTTTATACCACGATGTTCCATTGGGGTGCTATTATAGCTGCGCCAGGATACAGCGACAATGCGATCTTCGGTGCAGGCGGTAACCCTTATGGAACAAGTGTAAGCGTGGACGGCGAAGGAAACATGAAAGACGATGTTGAAGAAGCTGTCCGTCACCAAACCCGTCGTACGATTGATGTAGCCAGCAAGTTTGTTAACTAA
- a CDS encoding IDEAL domain-containing protein — protein sequence MRKQKMVYVIRRDPDYKGKEITAKRELSFGIQLASRLFLDQMSFEFNKDRLDEEINQAIDNGDRAEFERLSLQYTPYTWE from the coding sequence ATGAGAAAGCAAAAAATGGTCTATGTTATACGTCGCGACCCCGATTATAAAGGGAAAGAGATTACGGCTAAAAGAGAATTGTCCTTTGGTATTCAACTAGCTTCACGGTTGTTCCTTGATCAAATGAGTTTTGAGTTTAATAAGGATCGTTTAGATGAAGAAATTAATCAAGCGATTGACAATGGCGACCGTGCAGAATTCGAACGTTTGAGCTTACAATATACACCTTATACGTGGGAATAA
- a CDS encoding M15 family metallopeptidase: protein MKQLLFISISLLSIMLSACSLTETSSEGNDQAEPAPASDKEIDSKEKPAFKSEMESPESDSSEEKESGESSQNQQEPNETSEEGLTIVKNPESIKVVVNKNRKLPEGYTPPDLTIPNVPFYFDEELPKKQMRKEAAGALEKLFKAADQAGQDLVAASGYRSYERQKNLFEGYIEEYGEEKAKTFSARPGTSEHQTGLAMDVTSAKMSFKLDESFRDTEEGEWLAEHAHEYGFIIRYPKGKQDITGYTYEPWHLRYVGKDISSDIHKAEETLEEFFGHYPSES, encoded by the coding sequence ATGAAACAATTATTATTCATTTCTATATCACTGCTGAGCATAATGTTAAGTGCTTGCTCGCTTACCGAAACATCGAGTGAGGGGAATGACCAGGCAGAACCAGCGCCTGCGAGTGATAAAGAGATAGATTCCAAAGAAAAACCAGCTTTTAAATCTGAAATGGAATCACCAGAGTCAGATTCCTCAGAGGAAAAAGAAAGCGGGGAATCTTCTCAGAATCAACAAGAACCGAATGAAACCAGTGAGGAAGGTCTGACAATTGTAAAGAATCCGGAAAGTATAAAGGTAGTTGTTAATAAGAACCGAAAGCTACCTGAAGGATACACTCCACCGGATTTAACGATTCCGAATGTACCTTTCTATTTTGACGAAGAGCTTCCAAAAAAGCAGATGCGTAAAGAAGCTGCAGGGGCGCTTGAAAAGCTGTTCAAGGCTGCCGATCAAGCAGGACAGGACCTAGTGGCCGCTTCTGGTTATCGTTCTTACGAGCGTCAGAAGAACCTTTTTGAGGGATATATAGAAGAGTATGGGGAAGAGAAAGCTAAAACGTTTTCCGCCCGTCCCGGCACGAGTGAACACCAGACGGGTCTTGCTATGGATGTTACCTCTGCAAAAATGTCTTTTAAGCTGGACGAATCCTTCCGTGATACTGAGGAAGGCGAGTGGCTAGCTGAACACGCTCACGAATACGGCTTTATTATCCGTTATCCTAAAGGTAAACAGGACATTACAGGTTACACTTATGAACCGTGGCACCTAAGATATGTAGGTAAGGATATATCGTCGGATATTCATAAAGCAGAAGAAACGCTTGAAGAATTCTTTGGGCATTATCCTTCTGAATCATAA
- a CDS encoding NAD(P)-dependent oxidoreductase: MRIAIFGATGRVGQEVVRLALAEGFKISALVRDEAKAEELIPGADFIHGDAMNPEDIKRTLSGADLVFSGLSTDKTDTLTKAVPEIIKGMNESQIDRIVTIGTAGILDSRYEHGKYRFQTSESKRKKTFAAEEHAKVYEQFLKSSLNWTIVCPTYLPDGDAVGEVRAEADLLPEDGKKVTVGDTALFAFHELLQNQYGHHRVGICY; this comes from the coding sequence ATGAGAATTGCTATTTTTGGTGCCACCGGCCGGGTCGGTCAGGAAGTGGTAAGATTAGCTTTAGCAGAAGGATTCAAAATAAGTGCCCTGGTCCGAGACGAAGCCAAAGCAGAAGAGTTGATTCCCGGGGCTGATTTTATCCACGGGGATGCCATGAATCCTGAAGATATTAAGAGAACCTTAAGCGGCGCTGATCTAGTATTCAGCGGTTTAAGCACAGACAAAACAGATACACTGACGAAAGCAGTCCCGGAAATCATCAAGGGAATGAATGAATCTCAGATCGACCGAATTGTAACGATTGGTACTGCCGGGATCTTAGACAGTCGATATGAACACGGGAAGTATCGCTTCCAGACATCCGAATCCAAACGAAAGAAAACGTTCGCAGCAGAAGAACATGCCAAAGTATATGAACAGTTTTTGAAAAGTAGTCTTAACTGGACTATTGTTTGTCCCACTTATTTACCGGATGGAGATGCTGTAGGAGAAGTAAGGGCTGAGGCTGATCTTCTTCCCGAAGATGGAAAAAAAGTAACCGTCGGGGATACTGCATTATTTGCTTTTCATGAATTACTACAAAATCAATATGGTCATCATCGCGTAGGAATTTGTTACTAA